tattttaacccACATTTTAAGAGCGtaacaattttttataaatatctaatGTACAAAATCAATATCTTTTAACGTTTTTTGATATGTAGTGTTTTAACATTTCTATTTTGGTGTAttagaaaactatataattatattatatatttatattaaatatgtaagttatataagatattatgtaatttttttaaaaaaattattttaatatgttttcttatgaacttttcataaaatttatgtaattttttgatgaattgtttgatatatagttatttttaaattttaattagaaaatatatttgacgTCAATTTATTGACTCTAACATTTTGTTTGCTCAAACTTATTTGATGTCAATTTAATCAAACATAATCtgacatatataattattatatatgtacttttaataataaaataatctaaGTAAGTATATAATATGAAAGTTTTAATAAGTTTAAATGAATGcaatttaatataaacaaaataatgcattaatttaattatggatgaatttaattaattgtatatCAAACAAATAAGATGTTGGAGTAAGTAAATTGATATCAAacaacttttataataaaaattgatcaaataaatatatatcacaCAACTATTCAAAAGAATTacacatatttaattaaaaattaataacaaaacagattaaataataaataaaaattaaataatatcttgtataacttttatatctaatataactaaacaaatacaactatatagttttcaaatacattaaaataaaaatttcaaaacaatacttatcaaaattttataaaacatattggtttaataaattatattttgtaaaaatattctCACGCTTTTAAAAGCGGATCAAAacctaatttttgtttaattaccGTTAGGTGCACCATATTTTAATTGGGAAAATGAGAGACTTAAACGGTCTTTGACATCCATATCACTTTTTGGATTAATGAAATTAAAGTCGTGATGTTAACCACATAACATCATTAAGTTGAGGGATGTTGCCATGCATAACATATACTTCGTGTAGTCTGGTATACATTAATTTAGTTTGCATGGCTAGCCATGTGATAGTCAATACTTCATGTAGTCAGCAATCatttttcctaaaaaaaatcacacatgaatcaaggttgtgacttctgttttaatatataagatatggcTTTAGGTCGTTTGGGAGTTTTATTTGATTGTATGATTTTCCAAATTCTGTAACAATCTTAATTtcattttgatgtttttaataGAAGGAACTTTCACGAGAGTCAACGCAGAGGTACATGTTTACGATAACTCAAAAGTTGAAAACAAAACGAAACATCAATCtcatatgtgtgtgtgtgttttatcaTTTAATGCTCGCAGGGTCATCATGGGGAGTGGTGTGTGGCGAAACCAGCTACGAAGAAAGAAAAACTTCAACAAATTATTGATTTTGCATGTTCAAAAGTCAATTGTGCAGCTATATCGAATGGCGGTGCATGTTATTCTCCTGAGGATCTCCTTCTTCATGCTTCTGTAGCCATGAATAATTATTATCAAGCAGAAGGAAGACACTTTTGGAATTGCAATTTCGCAGGCTCTGGCATCATTGCCATAACTGATCCGAGTGAGTttcatctgattttttttttgtctctaaaCAATTATGAAAGTCTTCTTATGTCAACCTAGAATCAATACTTaattttaatcttttatttCAGGCACTGGAATTGcaaatatcaattaaaaaatgaaGTATATAAAGCTTCGTCTttgttacaaaaacaaaatagagaACTCTAGTTCTCGAATTTCATATCTGATATCTAAAGTTTATGTGGTTCTATTTGCAACTATTAAATGTTTAAGTTTACACCATCTATCATCGTAAGTTTCAGAAAAATTTTCCATCATCTTATCATcgttagaaaatatatataaattgtagTCTGCTGTTAGTTTTTACAACCTGCACAATATGAACTTGAGGTAAGAGAATCTGATGATCCAACGTTCTCCagttaataaaacaaagtgGAGATATGGACAGAAAATCCAATTTTTACATGGTCCAACAATATTTTTGGGGTGTAAATTCTGGTCTATGAATCTAAGCATAATACAAACATAAAATGAAGTGAAAAGCAATATCAAAGTAGAAAAATCATGGAATAAAGTTAGAAAAACAAACTCATGTACATAAGGACACAATCAGACCCATACCGTCAACTCGGCGTCAGTTCTGAAGTGAATGGATAactgaataaaaaataacaaagtgTTTTGATTCATAATGGCTGAATCAAGCGGAGTCAATGAAAACGTTACATGTGACTTTGAGTTATGAAAAATAAGCTGAAAATTACAAGAAATAGACATAAAATTTCTCTCAACATATACTAGGCAATCTTTTTTTTGCTATATTATTTTCTACTTTTATctgagattttgaaaaaaaactacaaagtcatcaatactaaaattttaaagaattataaaatGGTTGAAAATCAAAGGTCGAATACTGTATATTGTTTGTGTTATGATATATTGGCAAACAAAACTTTTTGATCAGTTTAACGTAAGTATACGAAGTGCAAAATAGAACTTACATAAAACAGAGAAACTGACATAAGTCATCTCATTTACTggaacaaaatcattttttggttaaaactggaacataatcatttttttggttaaatctGTAACAGAATAATGAGAAGTTGAAGGTATCATTTTATCAAAAGATCATAGTTTCTCCGTAAGGAATCTTCATGGATTTCCATGTCAATGATAAGCAGAGCCGGGCCTGAGATTTTCGGGGCtctatccaaaattaaattgtttaCAGATTAATGTAAAGATTTTacaattttatgtataaatttaACTATAGTAGTTGAGTATAGTGCCTTTTTTATAGACAAGTTGGAAACAAATGTAAATACATATGAAACTGGAAATCAAGAAGGAAGAAAATGTGGCATtcacatattattatatttcacGTAAATCTTCACGATAacatattaacatataaattcatttttacACATTTTTCTCTGGTATTGGGGGCCACAAACTGGAGGTCCATTCAAATGTTTCATTCGGATGGTAACCGTCGTCCTGCCCCGCCCCGCagttaacaataacaaaaatctctacatatactatatatctatacattttttattaaaactgcACCGCATTtgaaccgcttgtcccgcaccgctcaaatcgtagttaccattcggagccttAATGTCCCATGCCCCGCTCTGACTATAACtcctacatatatataaatgaactatatatttatatgttgcTTGGTTTAGAAGGAGAAGAATCTACTATTGGAGTTGTGAATCAACCAATATCAACAACATCAATTTCAGTTGCGCTTGATAGGACACCAATATCATCAAGCCACGAAACTGGTGGATTTGGATCTTTGTTTGTTCGAGTTTGGTCGTTACAGGACATGTTTTATAAGACTTATATTACACTGCTATTTCGTCCAAACAAGACGAGAAGTTTGTGCCGGCCAAAACAATTTAAAGGCATATAGCTTTAGTCTATGGTTCAAAACACTGTGTTTCTTTAACAGccttctttctcctctttgGCGTTCTTTATTCTCCAAGCATAAAAAACTATCTCTCTTCCTGTTCTTCTTTggcatttttcttcttctttacataTCTCTTGGCGTTCTCATTGATACTTTATAGCCAAATTTATTCAATTGGAAGAACACATTATGTGTTCTTTTTTGGATCTGTTCAAAACAATTGATCTTCACTTCCACCATATTGTGAAACAGTgagacttatatatatattatgaagaAGGGAAATAGCAAACAAAGTGATACAGTGATAGTGAGTCTGATGTATATTGGTGTGAATTATAAATATGTTGTTAGTAATACTTGTATTCAATGAAGCCGTcttagctcagtggtagagcgCGTGACTTTTAATCCCGTGGCCGTGGGTTCGATCCCCACAGACGGCGAACTTTGCCCTTATTTTCAGTTTATATTTAACTAGAAATCTTggtatcaaaaatattttgagatGTGTTTATAAAATTACTTTGATTTGATTGTTCAGTTTGAAAATGTTACACCAAATGTTTTATTACAAGAAAATTCTACCAATAATCTCCACAAGAGCAACTACCATCTCTAAAATGATGAAACCTCTTGTTATCCTTACAAGCTGTCTTAGCGTTAATCCCGTGGCTGTGGGTTCGATGCCCACAGACGGCGCATCACTCATTTCGGTTTATATTTAACTAGAAAATCTTGGTATCAAAAATAATTTGACATGTATTGTAAAATGTTACAACAAatctttttattacaaaattgttTTACCAATAATCTCAACAAGAGCAACTACCATCTCTAAAATGATGAAACCTCTTGTTATCATTTACAAGCCGTcttagctcagtggtagagcgAGTGACTTTAAATCCCGTGGCCGTGGGTTCGATTCCCGCAGATGATGAACTTTGCACTTATTTTCGGTTTATATTTAACTGGAAAATCTTggtatcaaaaatattttgagatgttttgtaaaattaagTTGATTTGATTGTTCAGTTTGAAATGTTACACCAAGTGTTTTATTACAAAAGAATTCTACCAATAATCTCCACAAGAGCACTACCATCTCTAAAATGATGAAACCTCTTGTTATCTCTTACAATGAACTCTCTACCTTCAATACTCGACAACACCTTAATGAAGTTGTGGCAATCTCCGCATATCCTCAAATTCTTCATCACTCTTATGGTCCTCCCAGGAGGCGTTGTTTATAAGCCANNNNNNNNNNNNNNNNNNNNNNNNNNNNNNNNNNNNNNNNNNNNNNNNNNNNNNNNNNNNNNNNNNNNNNNNNNNNNNNNNNNNNNNNNNNNNNNNNNNNTAGAGGTGGGGAccgaggaagaaagagaaggaaaaaaCCCTTATTTAAGGACTGTCCCTTACTCTTttgtgaccaaaaaaaaaaaaaaaaaaaaacataacaagggactctctcctctctctcctcaTCCCACCAA
The sequence above is drawn from the Brassica napus cultivar Da-Ae chromosome A8, Da-Ae, whole genome shotgun sequence genome and encodes:
- the LOC125577009 gene encoding major pollen allergen Ole e 10-like — protein: MAKAHICLYFVILLYLYSEGTFTRVNAEGHHGEWCVAKPATKKEKLQQIIDFACSKVNCAAISNGGACYSPEDLLLHASVAMNNYYQAEGRHFWNCNFAGSGIIAITDPSTGIANIN